One window from the genome of Terriglobales bacterium encodes:
- a CDS encoding VWA domain-containing protein encodes MRISFAIIFVFMLTSVSAVAQSSSDLPSAPSAVVQQQQQKQAPPPPPVAPKESPQPAAAQPAQAQPAPAQADPKSASASSSVPGGATANDNDAPDNEPLTTFVVGVNEVNVVFTVTDKRGRFVKDLKQNDFRVLDDSRPPEAIRRFGSETNLPLRVGLLVDASNSIRDRFRFEQDAAIEFLNQIVRAKSDKAFVIGFDTTAEVTQDFTDSTEKLSRGVRLLRPGGGTALYDAIYFACRDKLMKEKDTVATRKAIILLTDGEDNQSRVTREEAIEMAQRAEVVIYPISTNISGMKLKGDKVLERMADATGGRAFFPFKIEDVANAFSEIQDELRSQYLLSYKPADFKSDGRYRSIDIVAQNQKNLKVRARKGYYAPRQ; translated from the coding sequence TTGAGAATCAGTTTTGCAATCATTTTCGTCTTCATGCTGACTTCGGTTTCGGCGGTCGCGCAGTCCTCGTCTGATTTGCCGTCCGCACCTTCTGCCGTTGTCCAGCAGCAACAACAGAAGCAGGCCCCACCTCCGCCACCAGTTGCTCCGAAGGAATCACCGCAACCTGCGGCAGCACAGCCAGCTCAGGCTCAGCCGGCACCCGCGCAGGCAGACCCGAAATCAGCGTCAGCCAGCTCCAGCGTACCGGGCGGTGCGACCGCCAACGACAACGATGCTCCCGACAATGAGCCACTTACCACGTTTGTGGTCGGAGTCAACGAAGTCAACGTTGTGTTTACGGTTACCGACAAGCGCGGCCGGTTTGTTAAGGACCTGAAGCAAAACGATTTCCGCGTCCTGGACGACAGCAGGCCTCCTGAGGCGATCCGCAGGTTCGGCAGCGAAACCAACCTGCCACTCCGGGTCGGACTGCTGGTGGACGCCAGTAACTCCATCCGCGACAGGTTCCGCTTCGAGCAGGATGCGGCCATCGAGTTTCTCAACCAGATTGTTCGCGCAAAGTCAGATAAGGCTTTTGTCATCGGTTTCGACACGACCGCGGAAGTCACGCAGGATTTCACGGACAGCACCGAAAAGCTATCGAGAGGGGTTCGCCTGCTGCGTCCGGGTGGTGGTACCGCCTTGTATGACGCTATTTACTTCGCCTGTCGCGACAAACTTATGAAGGAGAAGGACACGGTAGCCACACGCAAAGCGATCATCCTTCTCACCGACGGCGAGGACAATCAGAGTCGCGTCACCCGTGAAGAGGCCATCGAGATGGCCCAGCGTGCGGAAGTGGTGATTTACCCGATCAGCACCAATATCAGCGGCATGAAGCTGAAAGGCGACAAGGTGCTGGAGCGCATGGCAGATGCGACCGGCGGCCGCGCATTCTTCCCCTTCAAGATCGAAGATGTCGCCAACGCATTCTCCGAGATTCAGGACGAACTACGCAGCCAGTACCTGCTGTCCTATAAACCTGCTGATTTCAAGTCCGACGGACGCTATCGTTCCATTGATATCGTGGCTCAAAACCAAAAGAACCTTAAGGTCCGTGCGCGAAAAGGGTATTACGCACCGAGGCAGTAG
- a CDS encoding RluA family pseudouridine synthase, whose product MSIEPLELHATSEDAGKRLDQFLVAKIPDISRARAQQLIEQKKVLVNDKASKAASKLHGGEIILVTGPAQVEPLRAVAENIPLDIVFEDKDVAVVNKPAGMMVHAGAGATEDDRNRGTLVNALLHRFGGLSEVGGELRPGIVHRLDRNTSGLIVIAKNDAAHRKLAAQFSSREVSKVYVALAHGFFKQKKGTVNAPISRDFVRRTRMTVKGSGGRTAVSHYTVMREIDSRFGKFSLVEVKIETGRTHQIRVHLSSLGHPIVGDTLYGAPEEIRGPKGIEPLCLKRQFLHAAKLEFRQPRTGKVMRFEAELPGELTEFLTKIEAE is encoded by the coding sequence ATGTCCATCGAGCCACTGGAATTACACGCGACCTCGGAAGATGCCGGAAAGCGACTGGACCAGTTCCTGGTGGCCAAGATCCCCGACATCAGCCGGGCCCGGGCGCAGCAACTCATTGAGCAAAAGAAGGTGCTCGTAAACGACAAAGCGTCAAAGGCGGCTTCGAAACTTCATGGCGGGGAAATCATCTTGGTAACCGGGCCTGCGCAGGTGGAACCGCTGCGGGCTGTGGCGGAGAACATTCCGCTCGATATCGTGTTTGAAGATAAGGATGTGGCGGTCGTCAACAAGCCGGCAGGCATGATGGTCCATGCTGGAGCGGGGGCCACCGAAGACGATCGCAATCGAGGAACTCTCGTCAACGCGTTGCTCCACAGGTTCGGTGGGCTGTCTGAGGTCGGTGGAGAACTGCGACCAGGCATCGTGCACCGACTGGACCGCAACACGAGTGGACTTATTGTGATCGCGAAGAATGATGCTGCCCATCGCAAACTGGCAGCCCAGTTCTCCAGTCGTGAAGTGAGCAAGGTGTACGTCGCGTTGGCCCATGGGTTTTTTAAGCAGAAGAAGGGAACCGTGAACGCGCCAATTTCACGGGACTTTGTCCGGCGGACACGGATGACGGTGAAGGGATCGGGCGGACGAACCGCGGTTTCTCACTACACGGTCATGAGAGAGATCGACTCTCGTTTCGGCAAGTTTTCCCTGGTGGAGGTCAAGATCGAGACCGGCAGGACGCACCAGATCCGGGTCCATCTTTCATCGCTGGGCCATCCGATCGTAGGCGACACGCTCTATGGAGCGCCCGAGGAGATCAGGGGGCCAAAAGGGATTGAGCCACTATGCCTGAAGCGACAGTTTCTACACGCGGCGAAGCTGGAATTTCGGCAGCCGAGGACCGGCAAGGTCATGAGGTTTGAAGCTGAGTTGCCGGGCGAACTAACCGAATTTCTGACGAAAATCGAGGCAGAATGA